Proteins encoded by one window of Cannabis sativa cultivar Pink pepper isolate KNU-18-1 chromosome 4, ASM2916894v1, whole genome shotgun sequence:
- the LOC133036803 gene encoding uncharacterized protein LOC133036803: MKDFKNRMTKDIIMPALKENDLGRLAQVPEKHPEIDAADWCKFVESRLTPEFLELSKVQRERSSKIQSRHRSGRSGMVNVREAVKKDLEVADPPRHRVWIKSRTKSRKLVTDYDKEIAEKIAQLEEKLSQGQIQVQGQNDILTRGR, from the exons atgaaagacttcaagaataggatgacaaaagacatcataatgcccgcgttgaaagagaatgatctgggacgactggcacaagtccctgaaaagcacccggagatcgacgctgctgattggtgcaaatttgttgaaagtagactaactcctgaatttctg gaattgagtaaggtgcaacgtgaacgttcctcaaaaattcaatccagacatcgaagtggtcggagtggaatggtgaacgtacgggaagctgtg aaaaaggacctcgaagttgcagatcctccccgccaccgtgtttggattaaatctcgcaccaagagtagaaaacttgtcactgattacgacaaggaaattgccgagaagata gctcaattagaggagaagcttagtcagggacaaattcaggtccagggccaaaacgatatcctcaCGCG aggacgctga